In Pongo abelii isolate AG06213 chromosome 5, NHGRI_mPonAbe1-v2.0_pri, whole genome shotgun sequence, the DNA window agggaagctgaggcaggagaatcgcttgaatctgggaggtggaggttgcactgagccgagatcatgccactgcactctagcctgggcaacagagcaagactccatctcaaagaaaaaaagaaaggaacaaagaaagatggggtccctatgttgctcaggctggtctcaaactcttcgcCTCAAGCGATCgtccagcctccatctcccaaagcactgggattggaAGTATGAGCTATGCCCCCTggcctattttataatttttattatttttttgtctttgtcctGGTCTTTGCTTTTACTATAACAGTTACATTTTGCTGGCCTTATCCTGTTGTGCAATCCCCTAAGAGGCTGCAGGAGCCTCCCCATCTCCCCCTTCCACCCTCCTGGAAACTATTGTATTGTTTCCTTCTTGGAAAGGTAGACATATTGTTTGTTTGTGGAGCCATCTCAGCTGGGCATGACCCTCTGAGGGATAAAATATTTGGACAGAAGCCGAAGGAAATACTGGCAGATGTTTCTAACTCCTAGCTGTGGCTTTCCCTGGGGTGTGGAGGAGGGCAAGGAGAGAGTACCTTTGAAGAGTGGGaacacagttccatgtggctttCCTGAGCACGCTCCAACTGTAGCGCTTACTCTGAGCTCTGCCAGCTGGGCGGCCCGCCACAGGGAGACTGGGAGCCAGGAGCCCAGAGGCCCGTGTGGTGATCTGGCTGGCTGAGGTGGAGTTGGTTTTTGCACACTGGAGGGTGTCTCTATGACCCCTGTTCTGCCCTGAGGCCCCTCCTCTGAGCTCAGACCTGGGGCTGGGTGGGACCCGGCACTGTTCCAAGAAGCCCTCGTGCCTTCCAGCTACCTGGTGATGCCCTTCATGCAGACGGATCTGCAGAAGATCATGGGGATGGAGTTCAGTGAGGAGAAAATCCAGTACCTGGTGTATCAGATGCTCAAAGGCCTTAAggtgggtggggacttggaggcTGGCAGAGGGGACGCCTTGCTGTCGAGACCTGAGGTTTGGGGAGGCCGGAGGGAGCGCACTGTTACAGGTTGGCCAGCCTGAAGTGCCTGGTGTGGAAGCTGGGCCATGGACtcacccttctctctctcccacatAGTACATCCACTCGGCTGGGGTCGTGCACAGGGTGAGTGCGTTCTCTGCCATGGTCCTCAGAGGCCCCTGTCCCATCCCTGGGTATGGGGTTCTCTGGCAATCAAGGAGTGGGAAAGGTGAAGGGAGAGGACACTGCCCAGGAGAGCACAGAATGTGGAGTTTTCAGACCCAGCCACGGCCCAGGAAGCCTGCTCAAAAGAGTCACTGCATCCCAGGGGACTTCATGGGGAATTGCTGCAGACAAAGCCCTGAGCTGAGTGTTTCAGGCTTCAAGAATCAGGAACATTTTAGAGCTGGATGGGCCCTGAGAGAACACCGAGTCCAaccctcattttacacatgaggaaactgaggcccagaaggggAAGGGACCTGGCTGAGGTCACACCCCTGGGTGGTGGTGGAGCTAGGACAAGCTCCATCTCTGCCTCAGCCTAGCATGCATTCTCTGTCCTCCCGCCAGGACCTGAAGCCAGGCAACCTGGCTGTGAATGAGGACTGTGAACTGAAGGTGAGTGGGCTGCAGGCTCAGCCCAGAGGCGGGATGGGCCCTCCCCCAGGGAAGCCCCTGGAAGCCACTCCCAGAGCCGCCTCCCCTCAGCAAGTTCCTTTTCTATTTATCCCCTGTGCCATAGATTCTGGATTTTGGGCTGGCGCGACATGCAGATGCCGAAATGACTGGCTACGTGGTGACCCGCTGGTACCGAGCCCCCGAGGTGATCCTCAGCTGGATGCACTACAACCAGACGGGTCAGTGGTCAACGCCTGAGAGGGCGGTCCTGGGGCCATCTGGTCACTCGGTGCTGACTGACTGCTGGGCCCCAGGCAGACAGTCCAGGTGacactctccctccctctgcagTGGACATCTGGTCTGTGGGCTGTATCATGGCAGAGATGCTGACAGGGAAAACTCTGTTCAAGGGGAaagattgtatcctttgctggaAAAGCCAAACTCCATCTAGGGATTCCTTCCTTCAACAGACACTTTATTTAAataactgtcttttttttcttaatgtgagAGTGATACATACTCCCTGTAGAATAATTTGTAAATGCAGataaggctggacacagtggctcacgtctgtaatcccagcactctgggaggctgaggcaggcagatcatgaaatcgggagatcgaaaccatcctggctaacaaggggaaaccccgtatctactaaaaatacaaaaaattagccaggcgtggtggcgggcgcctgtagtcccagctactcgggaggctgaggcaggagaatggtgtgaacccaggaggtggagcttgcagtgagccgagatcgcgccactgcactccagcctgggtgacggagcaagactctgtctcaaaaaagaaaaaaaagaaaaaattagccagacatggtggcatgcacctgtcatcccagctacctgagaggctgagatgggagggttgagcctgggaggttgaggctgcagtgagctatgattgtgccactgtactccagcctgggtgacagagggagaccctaactcaaaaaaaaaaaaaaacaaaaaaaatgttgggtgggaatggtggctcacacctataatcccagcactttgggaggccaaggcaggtggatcacctgagattgggagttcgagaccagcctggccaacgtggtcaaaccccatctctaccaaaaaatacaaaaattagccgggtgtggtggtgcacacctgtcatcccagctactcaggaggctgaggcaggaaaatcgcttgaacccaggaagtggaggttgcagtgagccaagactgtgccactgcactccagcctgagtgacagagtgagaccctgtctcaaaaaaaaaaaaaaaatgtagataagCAAAATGATGCCAAATTCTACCAGTATGTGGAAAATACATTTTGGCACGGCGCACATGAACTGAGTACCTGTGTGTGCAGGGCAGGCTTTCGGTGAGAAGACGAGGAAACGGAAAAGAGGGACTGggatgaaggctgagaagtccacaTGCATTTGTCGTGTAGGGACCCCCTCAGCCTGGCATGTTGGAAAGCTCTCCAGAGCCCTGAGCCCTGAAGAATAAGCCTCCTCCTGAGAGCAGGAGGTGGTTAGGCAGGGCTGGAGCCTGGATGATCAGTTGCCATGGTGCCCGGGTGAAGTGATGGTGGGGTCGTGGGAAAGGCAGTCTCAGACCCACCAGGAGAGCAAGGCTAAGCCTTAACCTGCCACCAAGACCTGGACCAGCTGACCCAGATCCTGAAAGTGACCGGGGTGCCTGGCACGGAGTTTGTGCAGAAGCTGAACGACAAAGCGGTGGGTGGTAAATGGGACCTAGGCTGGCCTGGGCTGTGTGCTTGCCTGACGTGGGCCCAGTGGGCTGGAGGCCTTTGTGGAAGAAGGCTCACCAGCACCTTCCCACAGCATCCTCCTACCCTGGCAGGCACTCTTGTCTTAATCTCACCGTGGACCCTGACCTGAGCCTTCAGCCCTGCTCTGAGGCTTTTCTGAAATCCCTGCTCTACACGCTGAGGCCAGAGCCCTAAGGGGTTTgatgcttttctgtcttccagGCCAAATCGTACATCCAGTCCCTGCCACAGACCCCCAGGAAGGATTTCACTCAGCTCTTCCCACGGGCCAGCCCCCAGGGTGAGTCTCAGAGCCCTCTCCCCAGGGGCCCCTCAGTGCATCCCAGAGGGCGGGCTCTCCCGGCCCCCCGGTGTGAGGCTCatggctctgcccctgcagccgCAGACCTGCTGGAGAAGATGCTGGAGCTAGACGTGGACAAGCGCTTGACGGCCGCACAGGCCCTCACCCATCCCTTCTTTGAACCCTTCCGGGACCCTGAGGAAGAGACGGAGGCCCAGCAGCCGTTAGATGATTCCTTAGAACACGAGAAACTCACAGTGGATGAATGGAAGCGTAAGAGCTGGGGCCTTGGGCTTCCTCGCCTCCGCCTGCAGCCTCTCTTCCTTGCTTCCTCCATCTTTGTGCCTGGGCTCTGCCAGCCCTACCTGCCACCTAAGGTTCCTGCCCCCTCCTTCTTGGTGGGCATTGTCTCCTGGGTGCTTCTTTCTACTTGAGCTGACTTCGCTTTccatgctctctctgaaggcGGGTGGACTTTCTCACCACAGCACCTCCTTACCCACCTTAAACCATGCTGCCTTTCTCAGAGCACATCTACAAGGAGATTGTGAACTTCAGCCCCATTGCCCGGAAGGACTCGCGGCGCCGGAGTGGCATGAAGCTGTAGGGACTCATCTCGCATGGCACTGCCGGCCAGACACTGCCCAAGGACCAGTATTTATTTGTCACTACTAAACTCAGCCCTTCTTGGAATACAGCCTTTCAAGCAGAGGACAGAAGGGTCCTCCTTATGTGGGAAATGGGCCTAGTAGATGCAGAATTCAAAGATGTCGGTTGGGAGAAACTAGCTTTGATCCTAACGGGCCATGTTAAACTGCCCATCTGG includes these proteins:
- the MAPK13 gene encoding mitogen-activated protein kinase 13 isoform X2 gives rise to the protein MSLIRKKGFYKQDVNKTAWELPKTYVSPTHVGSGAYGAVCSAIDKRSGEKVAIKKLSRPFQSEIFAKRAYRELLLLKHMQHENVIGLLDVFTPASSLRNFHDFYLVMPFMQTDLQKIMGMEFSEEKIQYLVYQMLKGLKDLKPGNLAVNEDCELKILDFGLARHADAEMTGYVVTRWYRAPEVILSWMHYNQTVDIWSVGCIMAEMLTGKTLFKGKDYLDQLTQILKVTGVPGTEFVQKLNDKAAKSYIQSLPQTPRKDFTQLFPRASPQAADLLEKMLELDVDKRLTAAQALTHPFFEPFRDPEEETEAQQPLDDSLEHEKLTVDEWKQHIYKEIVNFSPIARKDSRRRSGMKL
- the MAPK13 gene encoding mitogen-activated protein kinase 13 isoform X1; translation: MSLIRKKGFYKQDVNKTAWELPKTYVSPTHVGSGAYGAVCSAIDKRSGEKVAIKKLSRPFQSEIFAKRAYRELLLLKHMQHENVIGLLDVFTPASSLRNFHDFYLVMPFMQTDLQKIMGMEFSEEKIQYLVYQMLKGLKYIHSAGVVHRDLKPGNLAVNEDCELKILDFGLARHADAEMTGYVVTRWYRAPEVILSWMHYNQTVDIWSVGCIMAEMLTGKTLFKGKDYLDQLTQILKVTGVPGTEFVQKLNDKAAKSYIQSLPQTPRKDFTQLFPRASPQAADLLEKMLELDVDKRLTAAQALTHPFFEPFRDPEEETEAQQPLDDSLEHEKLTVDEWKQHIYKEIVNFSPIARKDSRRRSGMKL